In the Vibrio gigantis genome, one interval contains:
- the lpxC gene encoding UDP-3-O-acyl-N-acetylglucosamine deacetylase, protein MIRQRTLKEIVKTTGVGLHSGRKVTLTLRPAAANTGIVYRRTDVNPPVDFPADPASVRDTMLCTALVNDEGVRISTVEHLNAALAGMGIDNIIVEVDAPEIPIMDGSASPFVYLLQQAGVETLNAAKRFIRIKKPIRFEDGDKWAEFVPFNGFRMDFEIDFNHPAIESDEQRLLFDFSSQGFVKEISRARTFGFMRDIEYLQSQNLVLGGSFDNAIVLDEYRILNEEGLRFDNEFVTHKVLDAIGDLYMCGHAIIGEFRAYKSGHGLNNQLLRAVLADAEAWEWATFEEEVGSPVAFAEPGMVLA, encoded by the coding sequence ATGATCAGACAACGTACTCTGAAAGAAATTGTGAAAACAACTGGTGTGGGTCTCCACTCTGGTCGTAAAGTCACACTTACTCTTCGCCCGGCAGCTGCAAATACAGGCATTGTTTATCGTCGTACAGATGTAAATCCACCTGTAGATTTCCCAGCTGATCCAGCGTCAGTTCGTGACACTATGCTATGTACAGCTCTTGTTAATGACGAAGGCGTACGTATCTCTACAGTGGAACACCTTAACGCAGCTCTAGCGGGCATGGGCATTGACAACATTATTGTTGAAGTAGATGCTCCTGAGATCCCAATTATGGATGGTAGCGCAAGCCCATTCGTATACTTGCTACAGCAAGCGGGTGTGGAAACACTGAATGCAGCGAAACGTTTTATTCGTATCAAAAAGCCTATCCGTTTTGAAGATGGCGATAAGTGGGCAGAGTTTGTTCCATTTAACGGCTTCCGTATGGACTTTGAGATCGACTTTAACCACCCAGCAATTGAATCTGATGAGCAACGTTTGTTGTTTGATTTCTCTTCACAAGGCTTTGTGAAAGAGATTTCTCGCGCTCGCACTTTCGGCTTCATGCGCGATATTGAGTATCTACAATCTCAAAACCTAGTACTTGGCGGTAGCTTCGATAATGCTATCGTTCTAGACGAATACCGAATTCTTAATGAAGAAGGTCTACGTTTTGACAATGAGTTCGTAACTCACAAAGTATTGGATGCGATTGGTGACCTTTACATGTGTGGACACGCTATTATTGGTGAGTTCCGTGCATACAAATCAGGTCACGGCCTAAACAACCAACTACTACGTGCAGTACTTGCTGACGCAGAAGCTTGGGAATGGGCAACATTCGAAGAAGAAGTAGGCTCTCCTGTTGCATTTGCTGAGCCAGGAATGGTTCTAGCGTAA
- the ftsW gene encoding cell division protein FtsW, translated as MLRVKEINQSIWQWLNRATPEALYDRQLVWIALGLMLTGLVMVTSASFPISARLTDQPFHFMFRHAIFLVLALGVSSVILQIPMQRWFQYSMYLLGLSFFLLVVVLAVGKSVNGASRWIPLGLFNLQPAEVAKLSLFIFMAGYLVRKQDEVRKTFFGGFGKPIMVFGAFAVLLLGQPDLGTVVVMLVTLFGMLFIAGAKLSQFIALMVAGIAAVVGLIVIEPYRVRRVTSFWEPWNDPFGSGYQLTQSLMAFGRGDWMGQGLGNSIQKLEYLPEAHTDFVFAVLAEELGFVGVTLVLMLIFSLVFKAIFIGKKAFENDQVFSGYLAFGIGIWFAFQTLVNVGAASGIVPTKGLTLPLISYGGSSLIVMSVAVSMLLRIDHECRIQQKEQADNQNELVE; from the coding sequence GTGCTAAGAGTGAAAGAGATCAATCAATCTATTTGGCAGTGGCTCAACCGTGCTACACCAGAGGCGCTCTATGATCGTCAATTGGTATGGATTGCTCTGGGACTGATGCTTACGGGCTTAGTGATGGTAACGTCGGCTTCGTTTCCTATCAGTGCTCGTTTAACCGATCAGCCGTTTCACTTTATGTTCCGTCATGCCATCTTCCTTGTGTTGGCGTTAGGAGTCTCCAGTGTCATATTACAAATCCCGATGCAGCGCTGGTTTCAATACAGTATGTATCTACTGGGCTTGTCCTTCTTTTTGCTAGTCGTGGTATTAGCAGTTGGTAAGTCCGTCAATGGTGCATCACGTTGGATCCCTCTGGGGCTATTTAATTTACAGCCGGCTGAAGTCGCCAAGTTATCGCTGTTTATCTTTATGGCGGGCTATTTGGTTCGTAAACAAGATGAAGTGAGAAAAACCTTCTTCGGTGGTTTTGGTAAACCGATCATGGTGTTCGGCGCCTTTGCTGTGTTGCTACTTGGTCAGCCCGATTTAGGTACAGTCGTCGTAATGCTAGTTACCCTATTTGGAATGCTATTCATTGCTGGTGCTAAACTTTCACAGTTTATCGCTTTGATGGTGGCTGGTATTGCCGCGGTCGTCGGTTTGATTGTTATAGAACCCTATCGTGTTCGACGTGTGACCTCATTCTGGGAACCTTGGAATGACCCGTTCGGTAGTGGCTACCAATTAACTCAATCATTAATGGCGTTCGGTCGTGGTGACTGGATGGGACAAGGGCTTGGCAACTCAATTCAAAAACTCGAATATCTACCGGAAGCGCATACCGACTTTGTATTTGCTGTATTGGCTGAGGAACTCGGTTTCGTCGGTGTAACCTTAGTACTCATGCTGATCTTTAGCTTGGTTTTTAAAGCCATTTTTATTGGCAAAAAGGCCTTTGAAAACGACCAAGTGTTCAGTGGTTATCTGGCATTTGGTATTGGTATTTGGTTTGCTTTTCAAACGCTTGTTAACGTAGGCGCAGCTTCAGGTATTGTACCGACTAAAGGTTTAACCTTACCGTTGATCAGTTATGGTGGTTCAAGTCTTATCGTGATGTCGGTGGCGGTTTCTATGTTGCTGCGTATTGATCACGAGTGCCGGATACAACAAAAAGAACAAGCCGACAATCAAAACGAATTAGTAGAATAA
- the murC gene encoding UDP-N-acetylmuramate--L-alanine ligase — protein sequence MTIEHTQDLAQIRAMVPEMRRVKSIHFIGIGGAGMSGIAEVLLNEGYQITGSDIAQNPVTDRLVSKGATVYIGHQASNVADASVVVVSTAINEENPEIIAAREARTPIVRRAEMLAELMRFRHGIAVAGTHGKTTTTALVTQIYSEAGLDPTFVNGGLVKSAGTNARLGSSRILIAEADESDASFLHLQPMVSIVTNIEADHMDTYGGDFETLKQTFIDFLHNLPFYGQAVMCVDDPVVRELIPQVSRQVITYGFSEDADIRIENYVQEGQQGKFTVVREGKANLDITLNIPGRHNALNASAAIAVATEDDISDEAILKAMAGTEGTGRRFDHLGEYETGKGVAMLVDDYGHHPTEVDVTIQAARSGWTDKRLVMIFQPHRYSRTRDLYDDFANVLEQVDVLILLDVYSAGEKPIAGADGRSLSRTIRGRGKIDPIFVADINALPSALANVIQGGDLVLTQGAGDVGRVAKQLESLQLDINKMQNA from the coding sequence ATGACGATTGAACATACCCAAGACTTAGCGCAAATCCGTGCAATGGTGCCAGAGATGCGCCGTGTTAAATCTATCCACTTCATTGGTATTGGTGGTGCAGGCATGAGTGGGATCGCTGAAGTCTTGCTAAATGAAGGCTACCAAATCACAGGTTCTGATATTGCTCAAAACCCAGTGACTGATCGTTTAGTTAGCAAGGGCGCGACCGTTTACATTGGTCACCAAGCAAGTAACGTTGCCGATGCAAGTGTGGTGGTGGTATCAACCGCTATCAACGAAGAAAACCCAGAAATTATTGCCGCTCGTGAAGCGCGTACACCTATCGTTCGTCGTGCTGAAATGTTGGCTGAGTTGATGCGTTTCCGTCATGGTATTGCTGTTGCTGGTACGCACGGTAAAACGACCACTACAGCGCTAGTGACTCAGATTTACTCGGAAGCAGGCCTAGATCCAACCTTCGTCAACGGTGGTTTGGTCAAAAGTGCGGGTACTAACGCACGTTTAGGTTCAAGCCGTATCCTTATCGCTGAAGCTGATGAAAGTGATGCGTCATTTTTACATCTGCAACCAATGGTTAGTATTGTAACTAACATTGAAGCGGATCATATGGATACCTATGGCGGCGACTTCGAAACGTTAAAGCAGACGTTTATTGATTTCTTACACAACCTACCGTTCTACGGTCAAGCTGTGATGTGTGTAGACGATCCAGTTGTACGTGAGCTTATCCCTCAGGTAAGTCGTCAAGTAATTACTTACGGCTTCTCAGAAGACGCAGATATTCGCATTGAGAACTATGTACAGGAAGGTCAGCAAGGTAAGTTCACGGTGGTGCGTGAAGGTAAAGCTAACCTTGATATTACATTGAACATTCCAGGCCGTCATAATGCACTGAATGCATCAGCTGCGATTGCTGTTGCAACGGAAGATGACATCAGCGATGAAGCTATTCTAAAAGCGATGGCGGGAACGGAAGGTACTGGTCGTCGTTTCGATCATCTTGGTGAGTACGAAACGGGTAAAGGTGTGGCGATGTTGGTCGATGATTACGGTCATCACCCAACGGAAGTGGATGTGACTATCCAAGCTGCACGAAGTGGCTGGACTGACAAACGTCTTGTGATGATCTTCCAACCACACCGCTACAGTCGAACGCGTGATTTATATGATGATTTTGCGAACGTTCTTGAACAAGTTGATGTCTTAATCTTATTAGATGTGTATTCAGCAGGTGAGAAACCGATTGCAGGGGCTGACGGACGTTCGCTAAGTCGAACTATTCGTGGGCGTGGTAAGATAGACCCAATCTTTGTTGCAGATATCAACGCGCTGCCATCGGCTTTAGCTAACGTAATTCAAGGCGGTGACCTTGTTTTAACACAGGGTGCAGGTGATGTTGGTCGAGTAGCAAAACAGTTGGAATCGTTACAGTTAGACATTAATAAAATGCAGAACGCGTAA
- the ftsZ gene encoding cell division protein FtsZ: MFEPMMEMSDDAVIKVVGVGGGGGNAVEHMVRESIEGVEFISVNTDAQALRKTSVSSVIQIGGDITKGLGAGANPQVGRDAALEDRERIKEVLTGADMVFIAAGMGGGTGTGAAPVIAEVAKELGVLTVAVVTKPFSFEGKKRLAFAEQGIEELSKHVDSLITIPNEKLLKVLGRGVTLLEAFASANDVLKNAVQGIAELITRPGMINVDFADVRTVMSEMGHAMMGSGIAKGEDRAEEAAETAISSPLLEDIDLAGARGVLVNITAGLDMRLDEFETVGNTVKAFASDNATVVIGTSLDPDMTDEIRVTVVATGIGTEKKPDITLVAGGKAKVAPTPQPQVAAQTAPKVEEKVAQPLQEKTEVKPQVKPQPTTSPVSSGTGASQSAAPKAEKESGYLDIPAFLRRQAD; encoded by the coding sequence ATGTTTGAACCGATGATGGAAATGTCTGACGATGCAGTAATTAAAGTCGTTGGAGTTGGTGGCGGTGGCGGTAACGCTGTTGAGCACATGGTGCGTGAGTCAATCGAAGGCGTAGAATTCATCAGTGTTAACACTGATGCACAAGCACTTCGTAAAACGAGCGTGAGCAGCGTGATCCAAATTGGTGGTGATATCACTAAAGGTTTGGGCGCTGGTGCAAACCCACAAGTAGGCCGTGATGCAGCTCTCGAAGATCGAGAAAGAATTAAAGAAGTTCTAACTGGCGCCGATATGGTATTTATCGCAGCTGGTATGGGCGGTGGTACTGGTACAGGTGCTGCTCCAGTTATTGCTGAAGTTGCGAAAGAGTTGGGTGTGCTAACGGTTGCTGTTGTAACTAAGCCATTTAGCTTTGAAGGCAAAAAGCGTTTAGCGTTTGCTGAGCAAGGTATCGAAGAGCTTTCTAAGCATGTGGATTCTTTAATTACGATTCCAAATGAAAAGCTACTTAAAGTACTTGGTCGCGGCGTAACACTGCTTGAAGCTTTCGCAAGTGCAAATGATGTACTTAAAAACGCTGTACAAGGTATCGCTGAGCTAATTACGCGCCCTGGTATGATTAACGTCGATTTCGCGGATGTTCGCACCGTAATGTCTGAGATGGGTCATGCAATGATGGGTAGCGGTATCGCAAAAGGCGAAGACCGTGCTGAAGAAGCTGCTGAAACGGCAATTTCTAGCCCACTACTAGAAGACATCGACCTAGCTGGTGCACGTGGCGTTCTTGTGAACATCACAGCGGGCCTAGATATGCGTCTAGATGAGTTCGAAACAGTAGGTAACACAGTTAAGGCATTCGCATCTGATAACGCAACAGTTGTGATTGGTACTTCTCTTGACCCTGATATGACGGATGAAATCCGTGTAACTGTTGTTGCAACAGGTATCGGCACAGAGAAAAAACCAGACATTACATTAGTTGCTGGTGGTAAAGCTAAGGTTGCACCAACTCCTCAACCACAGGTAGCGGCTCAAACTGCACCAAAAGTGGAAGAGAAAGTGGCACAGCCATTGCAAGAAAAAACTGAGGTTAAACCTCAAGTTAAACCGCAGCCAACAACGTCACCTGTTTCTTCAGGTACAGGCGCTAGCCAAAGTGCAGCACCTAAGGCTGAGAAAGAGAGTGGATACTTAGATATTCCAGCATTCTTACGACGTCAGGCTGATTAA
- a CDS encoding cell division protein FtsQ/DivIB, giving the protein MVLLFIGFLFYTTLTWMWDDQRLPLSKIVLQGDLTYVTAGDVQHAFGELEHIGTFMSQDIGVLQDSLEALPWVSVVSIRKQWPDTIKVFLTEYHAAAIWNGNMLLNDDGQVFNGDIGLLKGDRVKLYGPDGTSQEVIEKWRQITPLINSLGLTVTSLVLNERRAWQIILDNGIRLELGKDSLDERVERFISLYNELGSKANQVSYIDLRYDTGAAVGWFPEQELEESTDD; this is encoded by the coding sequence ATGGTATTGCTATTCATTGGGTTTCTTTTCTATACCACGCTGACTTGGATGTGGGACGATCAGCGATTGCCTCTCTCCAAAATAGTACTTCAAGGTGACTTAACTTACGTAACCGCTGGTGATGTTCAACATGCCTTTGGCGAGCTAGAGCACATTGGAACATTTATGTCGCAAGACATCGGTGTGTTGCAAGACAGTTTAGAAGCGTTACCTTGGGTTTCAGTGGTCTCCATTCGTAAGCAGTGGCCAGACACAATAAAAGTATTTTTGACTGAGTACCATGCAGCAGCAATCTGGAACGGCAACATGCTGCTGAATGACGATGGTCAAGTGTTTAATGGTGATATCGGCCTGCTAAAGGGCGATAGAGTTAAGCTTTATGGCCCAGACGGCACCAGCCAAGAAGTGATAGAAAAGTGGCGACAGATAACCCCTCTGATTAACAGTCTAGGGTTAACCGTTACCTCTCTCGTTCTTAATGAGCGTCGCGCTTGGCAAATAATCCTAGATAACGGTATCCGTTTAGAACTAGGTAAAGATTCTTTAGATGAGCGTGTTGAACGCTTCATTTCGCTTTACAACGAACTCGGTAGTAAAGCGAATCAAGTGAGCTACATCGACCTCAGGTATGATACGGGAGCCGCTGTAGGCTGGTTTCCAGAGCAAGAGTTAGAAGAGAGCACAGATGACTAA
- the ftsA gene encoding cell division protein FtsA, producing MTKTADDNIIVGLDIGTATISALVGEILPDGQINIIGSGQSPSRGMDKGGVNDLESVVKSVQRAIDQAELMAECQISNVFISLSGKHIASRIEKGMGTISDEEVSQDDMDRAIHTAKSIKIGDEQRILHVIPQEFTIDYQEGIKNPLGLSGVRMEVSVHLISCHSDMARNIIKAVERCGLTVEHIVFSGLASSNAVITEDERELGVCVVDIGAGTMDISIWTGGALRHTEVFSYAGNAVTSDIAFAFGTPVSDAEEIKVNHGCALSELVSKDDSVNVPSVGGRPSRSLQRQTLSEVIEPRYTELMGLVNQTIDTVQLQLRDEGIKHHLAAGVVLTGGAAQIDGLVECAERVFRNQVRVGKPLEVSGLTDYVKEPYHSTAVGLLHYARDCQISDEGDYSEPKRSAPSMSGLFGKLRNWIQKEF from the coding sequence ATGACTAAGACCGCAGATGACAACATAATCGTTGGTCTTGATATAGGCACTGCGACCATATCAGCTCTGGTTGGTGAAATATTGCCTGATGGTCAAATCAATATCATTGGTTCTGGGCAAAGCCCATCCAGAGGTATGGATAAAGGTGGTGTAAACGACCTAGAGTCGGTAGTTAAGTCAGTTCAGCGAGCTATTGATCAAGCAGAGTTGATGGCGGAATGCCAAATCAGCAATGTATTTATCTCGCTATCGGGCAAACATATCGCAAGCCGAATTGAAAAAGGCATGGGCACAATCTCTGATGAAGAGGTGTCTCAAGACGATATGGATCGAGCGATCCATACCGCGAAATCAATTAAAATAGGTGATGAGCAGAGAATTCTGCACGTGATCCCGCAAGAATTTACCATTGATTATCAAGAAGGGATTAAGAACCCACTTGGCTTATCTGGTGTTCGAATGGAAGTCAGTGTTCACCTAATTTCTTGCCATAGCGACATGGCGAGAAACATTATTAAAGCTGTTGAACGATGTGGTCTCACAGTAGAACACATCGTGTTTTCAGGACTTGCCTCAAGCAATGCGGTAATTACTGAAGACGAGAGAGAGCTTGGAGTGTGTGTAGTAGATATCGGTGCAGGTACGATGGATATTTCCATTTGGACTGGCGGCGCACTGCGACACACAGAAGTCTTTTCCTACGCAGGAAATGCAGTAACCAGTGATATTGCCTTCGCTTTCGGCACGCCAGTGAGCGATGCTGAAGAGATAAAAGTAAACCATGGTTGCGCTCTGAGTGAACTCGTAAGCAAGGATGACTCTGTTAACGTCCCAAGTGTTGGTGGTCGCCCATCGAGAAGTTTGCAACGACAAACTTTGTCGGAAGTGATTGAACCACGTTACACTGAACTTATGGGGCTCGTTAACCAAACTATTGATACGGTTCAATTACAGCTACGAGATGAAGGTATTAAACACCACCTTGCAGCTGGCGTCGTTCTCACTGGTGGAGCGGCACAAATTGACGGATTGGTAGAGTGTGCGGAACGTGTTTTCCGCAATCAAGTTCGAGTTGGTAAGCCGTTAGAAGTTAGTGGCTTAACTGACTATGTTAAAGAGCCGTATCATTCTACGGCGGTTGGTTTACTTCATTACGCAAGAGATTGTCAGATCAGTGATGAGGGTGATTACAGCGAACCTAAGCGTTCAGCACCTTCTATGTCTGGTTTGTTTGGTAAATTGCGTAATTGGATACAAAAAGAGTTTTAA
- the murG gene encoding undecaprenyldiphospho-muramoylpentapeptide beta-N-acetylglucosaminyltransferase → MKQNKKLLVMAGGTGGHVFPGLAVAKKLQQQGWEIRWLGTADRMEADLVPKHGIEIDFIEVKGLRGQGISKLIKAPFQIINAILQARQHIKAWQPDVVLGMGGYVSGPGGIAAWLSGIPVVLHEQNAVAGLTNQWLSKIAKKVFQAFPGAFPTAEVVGNPVREDVVALAEPELRMAERDGDIRILVMGGSQGAKILNDTLPVTMAKLGEGFTVMHQAGKNSQQQVIEQYKSHSVDNVQVTEFIDDVAQAYKWADLLVCRSGALTVSEVSAAGVGSIFVPFMHKDRQQALNADHLVECGAALMIEQPQLTADKLASTIAQLDRNELKMMATKARQAAKLDADVTVAEAIKALAK, encoded by the coding sequence ATGAAACAAAACAAAAAACTTTTAGTGATGGCTGGTGGTACTGGCGGCCACGTTTTCCCAGGGCTAGCGGTGGCTAAAAAGCTTCAGCAGCAAGGTTGGGAGATTCGCTGGTTAGGAACCGCAGACAGAATGGAAGCGGATTTAGTGCCAAAGCATGGTATTGAAATCGACTTCATCGAAGTGAAAGGTCTGCGCGGTCAAGGTATTAGCAAGCTAATTAAAGCGCCGTTCCAGATTATCAATGCCATACTTCAAGCAAGGCAGCACATCAAAGCATGGCAGCCAGACGTGGTGCTTGGTATGGGCGGCTACGTAAGTGGTCCTGGCGGTATCGCGGCATGGTTGTCTGGTATTCCAGTGGTACTGCATGAGCAAAACGCAGTGGCTGGTTTAACCAACCAGTGGCTGTCTAAGATTGCTAAAAAGGTTTTTCAAGCTTTTCCTGGTGCTTTCCCTACTGCAGAAGTCGTAGGTAACCCAGTACGTGAAGATGTTGTTGCCTTAGCTGAACCAGAGCTACGTATGGCTGAGCGTGATGGTGACATCCGTATCTTGGTCATGGGCGGCAGTCAGGGCGCGAAAATTCTGAACGATACCTTGCCCGTAACTATGGCGAAGCTTGGTGAGGGCTTCACTGTAATGCACCAGGCGGGTAAGAACAGTCAACAACAAGTTATTGAACAATACAAATCACATTCTGTAGATAATGTACAAGTGACTGAATTTATTGATGATGTGGCGCAAGCTTATAAATGGGCAGATCTATTAGTGTGTCGCTCAGGTGCATTAACCGTATCTGAAGTGTCTGCAGCAGGTGTGGGTTCTATCTTCGTTCCGTTTATGCACAAAGACAGACAGCAAGCGCTCAACGCCGATCACTTAGTTGAATGTGGCGCTGCGTTAATGATTGAACAGCCTCAACTGACGGCTGATAAGCTAGCGAGCACTATCGCTCAGCTTGATAGAAATGAATTAAAAATGATGGCAACAAAAGCTCGTCAAGCAGCCAAGCTTGATGCTGATGTGACCGTCGCTGAAGCAATTAAAGCTTTAGCAAAATAA
- the mraY gene encoding phospho-N-acetylmuramoyl-pentapeptide-transferase: MIIWLAELLQPHFSFFRLFEYLSFRAIASILTALCLSLWMGPRLIERLQMLQIGQVVRNDGPESHFSKRGTPTMGGMMILAAIIITVLMWADLSNPYVWAVLAVLAGYGAVGFVDDYRKVVRKNTDGLIARWKYFWQSAIALVVAFALYAHGHDTAATQLVVPFFKDVMPQLGLLYIVLTYFVIVGTSNAVNLTDGLDGLAIMPTVMVAAGFAVIAWATGNVNFAAYLHIPYIPYTSELVVVCTAIVGAGLGFLWFNTYPAQVFMGDVGSLALGGALGVIAVLVRQELVLVIMGGVFVMETLSVILQVGSYKLRGQRIFRMAPIHHHYELKGWPEPRVIVRFWIISMVLVLVGLATLKVR; encoded by the coding sequence ATGATAATTTGGCTTGCAGAGCTACTACAGCCACACTTTTCTTTTTTCCGTTTGTTCGAATACCTATCGTTTCGTGCAATCGCGAGTATTTTGACCGCTTTATGTCTGTCGCTGTGGATGGGACCTCGTTTAATTGAGCGTCTGCAAATGCTACAAATTGGCCAAGTTGTTCGTAACGATGGCCCAGAATCTCACTTCAGCAAACGTGGTACTCCAACCATGGGCGGCATGATGATCCTTGCTGCCATCATTATCACAGTATTGATGTGGGCTGATCTTTCAAACCCTTACGTTTGGGCGGTATTGGCAGTGCTTGCTGGCTACGGCGCCGTTGGTTTTGTTGATGACTACCGTAAAGTCGTTCGTAAGAACACAGATGGCTTGATTGCGCGTTGGAAGTATTTCTGGCAATCAGCGATTGCATTGGTTGTGGCGTTTGCTCTGTATGCTCACGGACACGACACCGCTGCAACGCAATTGGTTGTTCCTTTCTTCAAAGACGTGATGCCACAACTTGGTTTACTGTACATTGTACTAACTTACTTTGTTATTGTGGGTACCAGTAACGCGGTAAACCTAACGGATGGCCTAGATGGCTTGGCGATCATGCCAACGGTTATGGTTGCGGCTGGTTTTGCTGTTATCGCTTGGGCGACGGGTAACGTTAACTTCGCGGCATACCTACACATTCCATACATCCCATACACCTCTGAACTGGTTGTAGTATGTACTGCTATCGTTGGTGCCGGCCTAGGTTTCCTATGGTTTAACACCTACCCGGCACAAGTATTCATGGGCGATGTTGGCTCTTTAGCACTGGGTGGAGCACTGGGTGTGATTGCTGTGTTAGTTCGCCAAGAGTTGGTACTGGTTATCATGGGCGGTGTGTTTGTAATGGAGACCTTGTCAGTAATCCTGCAGGTAGGCTCTTACAAATTGCGTGGCCAACGTATTTTCCGTATGGCACCGATTCACCACCACTATGAGCTTAAAGGCTGGCCTGAACCGCGCGTAATCGTGCGCTTTTGGATCATCTCAATGGTATTAGTATTGGTTGGCCTAGCGACACTGAAAGTTCGTTAA
- the murD gene encoding UDP-N-acetylmuramoyl-L-alanine--D-glutamate ligase produces the protein MERWQNIQNVVVVGLGITGLSVVKHLVKYQPHTHVKVIDTRELPPGRESLPESVELHSGSWNTQWLAEADLVVANPGIALATPEIQDVVQAGTPVVGDIELFGWAVNKPVVAITGSNGKSTVTDLTGVLAKAAGLNVGVGGNIGIPALDLLELDADLYVLELSSFQLETTSSLNLAAAAFLNLSEDHMDRYQGMADYREAKLRIFNNAQCAIVNREDKQTYPDHKMPLVTFGLDDQEFGVATIDGTEWLMDTGKPVLPTQDLTLVGRHNVANALVSLALLKQVGIDYSKSLEALKAYNGLTHRCQVVADKRGIKWVNDSKATNVASTLAALSGLEYQGTLYLLVGGVGKGADFSELKPVLSQLDHVQLCCFGEDAAHFMPLHPSAKTFETMGDIIESISKQLAAGDMVMLSPACASFDQFNNFMARGDAFTELAHEYA, from the coding sequence ATGGAACGTTGGCAAAATATTCAAAATGTAGTGGTTGTGGGGCTCGGTATTACCGGGCTCTCTGTCGTTAAACATCTCGTAAAATATCAGCCTCACACTCATGTGAAGGTCATTGATACGCGAGAACTACCGCCGGGCAGAGAGTCTTTGCCTGAATCGGTAGAGCTGCATTCTGGAAGCTGGAATACTCAATGGTTGGCTGAGGCTGATTTAGTGGTAGCTAACCCAGGTATCGCCTTAGCAACCCCTGAAATTCAAGATGTTGTTCAAGCGGGAACGCCTGTCGTCGGTGACATCGAGTTGTTTGGCTGGGCGGTGAATAAACCCGTTGTGGCGATTACAGGCTCAAATGGCAAGAGTACCGTGACTGACCTTACTGGCGTGCTTGCTAAAGCCGCTGGCCTTAACGTTGGTGTCGGTGGCAATATTGGTATTCCGGCTTTAGACCTTCTTGAGCTTGATGCTGATTTGTATGTCCTTGAGCTTTCAAGCTTTCAGCTAGAGACAACGTCCAGTCTAAATCTTGCAGCGGCGGCCTTTTTGAACCTGTCAGAAGATCACATGGATCGCTATCAGGGTATGGCTGATTATCGCGAGGCTAAGTTAAGAATCTTCAATAACGCGCAGTGTGCGATTGTTAATCGCGAAGACAAACAGACTTATCCTGATCATAAGATGCCATTGGTGACATTTGGACTCGATGACCAAGAGTTTGGTGTTGCGACGATTGATGGCACTGAATGGTTAATGGACACCGGAAAGCCAGTACTTCCTACTCAAGATTTAACATTGGTTGGACGTCACAATGTGGCGAATGCGTTAGTCTCTTTAGCGTTACTGAAGCAAGTTGGCATCGATTACAGCAAAAGCCTTGAAGCATTGAAAGCTTACAACGGTTTAACGCATCGCTGCCAAGTGGTGGCTGACAAGCGCGGAATCAAATGGGTTAATGACTCCAAAGCAACCAACGTAGCTAGCACGTTGGCCGCTCTGTCCGGTTTAGAGTACCAAGGTACTTTGTATCTCTTGGTTGGCGGTGTAGGTAAGGGGGCCGACTTTAGTGAACTTAAGCCCGTGCTGTCTCAGCTAGACCATGTTCAACTGTGTTGTTTTGGTGAGGATGCAGCGCACTTTATGCCGTTACACCCATCAGCTAAGACGTTTGAAACCATGGGTGACATCATAGAGAGTATCTCAAAGCAGTTAGCTGCCGGTGATATGGTGATGTTGTCTCCTGCGTGTGCTAGCTTTGATCAATTTAATAACTTCATGGCAAGAGGTGATGCGTTCACTGAACTTGCTCATGAGTATGCCTAA